A region of Vespula vulgaris chromosome 1, iyVesVulg1.1, whole genome shotgun sequence DNA encodes the following proteins:
- the LOC127064450 gene encoding 60S ribosomal protein L13-like codes for MGKRNNMIPNGHFHKDWQRFVKTWFNQPARKYRRRQNRVKKARTVAPRPVNLLRPVVHCPTFRYHTKVRAGKGFTLQELKASGLNKRFARTIGIAVDPRRRNKSIESLQTNAQRLKEYKANLILFPINEKKPKKGEASEEEMKVAMQVKGEVMPIRRQPAIKGKKHAITDDEKKFSAYITLRKARADARLVGIRAKRVKDATENPDDVTKIGKDKKSKK; via the exons ATGGGGAAACGTAATAATATGATCCCTAATGGACATTTCCATAAAGACTGGCAACGTTTCGTAAAAACTTGGTTCAATCAACCTGCGAGAAAATACCGTCGGAGACAAAATCGCGTAAAAAAAGCTCGTACAGTTGCACCAAG ACCCGTGAATCTTTTAAGACCAGTGGTACATTGTCCAACATTCCGTTATCATACCAAAGTTAGGGCTGGCAAAGGATTTACTCTTCAGGAACTAAAAGCTAGTGGTTTAAACAAAAGATTCGCTCGTACAATTGGAATTGCAGTTGATCCAAGACGACGCAATAAATCCATAGAATCTTTACAAACAAATGCACAGAGGCTGAAGGAATATAAAGCTAATTTAATTCTCTTCcctataaatgaaaagaag CCTAAGAAAGGTGAAGCCagcgaagaagaaatgaaagtgGCAATGCAAGTTAAAGGAGAGGTTATGCCTATACGACGCCAACCGGCTATCAAAGGAAAGAAGCATGCTATTACcgacgatgaaaagaaattctctGCGTATATAACATTACGAAAAGCTAGAGCAGATGCCAGATTAGTGGGGATAAGAGCAAAACGTGTGAAGGATGCTACAGAAAATCCTGATGATGTTACCAAAATTGGTAAAGACAAAAAGTCTAAgaagtaa